In one window of Numenius arquata unplaced genomic scaffold, bNumArq3.hap1.1 HAP1_SCAFFOLD_126, whole genome shotgun sequence DNA:
- the LOC141478913 gene encoding LOW QUALITY PROTEIN: non-structural maintenance of chromosomes element 3 homolog (The sequence of the model RefSeq protein was modified relative to this genomic sequence to represent the inferred CDS: deleted 1 base in 1 codon; substituted 1 base at 1 genomic stop codon) translates to MGMISSRQVQRKLERRSQDEVNEKVSEPVQFLLVKQQKEIPIKRVDILKEVIWEFGDAYWEMVSQMGRTLAQVFWLQLVEMDTNHHIDILTSDLSPTKGVILCXDTQTAKLGLLVVILSFIFIKGNSPRDGSDRRFWGISRSW, encoded by the exons atggggatgATCTCGTCGCG ccaggtgcagaggaagctggagaggcgctcccaggatgaagtcaatgagaag GTGAGCGAGCCGGTccagttcctgcttgtgaaacagcagaaggagATCCCCATCAAGAGGGTGG atatcttgaaggaagtcatttgggaattT GGAGATGCCTACTGGGAGATGGTCAGCCAGATGGGCAGGACCcttgc GCAGGtcttttggctgcagctggtggagatggacaccaaCCACCACATTGACATCCTCACCAgtgacctgtcccccaccaaaggGGTGATCCTGTGCTA ggacacccagacggccaagctggggctcctcgtggtcatcctcagcttcatcttcataaAGGGCAACTCGCCCAGAGATG ggagtgacaggaggttttggGGGATATcgagaagctggtga
- the LOC141478912 gene encoding LOW QUALITY PROTEIN: melanoma-associated antigen D2-like (The sequence of the model RefSeq protein was modified relative to this genomic sequence to represent the inferred CDS: substituted 1 base at 1 genomic stop codon) gives MSPRKRCRVSGVSQGDDRDENFNLLGMRGAASQVQRKLERRSQDEVNEKVSEPVQFLLVKQQKEIPIKRVDILKEVIWEYRDAYWEMVSQMGRTLAQVFWLQLVEMDTNHHIDILTSDLSPTKGVILCXDTQTAKLGLLVVILSFIFIKGNSPRDGAVWKFLCRLWLQPG, from the exons atgtccccgaggaagcgctgcagagtgtcgggtgtctctcag GGGGATGACAGGGATGAGAATTTCAACCTGCTGGGGATGCGAGGCGcagccag ccaggtgcagaggaagctggagaggcgctcccaggatgaagtcaatgagaag GTGAGCGAGCCGGTccagttcctgcttgtgaaacagcagaaggagATCCCCATCAAGAGGGTGG atatcttgaaggaagtcatttgggaatacCGAGATGCCTACTGGGAGATGGTCAGCCAGATGGGCAGGACCcttgc GCAGGtcttttggctgcagctggtggagatggacaccaaCCACCACATTGACATCCTCACCAgtgacctgtcccccaccaaaggGGTGATCCTGTGCTA ggacacccagacggccaagctggggctcctcgtggtcatcctcagcttcatcttcataaAGGGCAACTCGCCCAGAGATG gtgctgtctggaaatttctttgccggctctggctgcagccagggtag